A portion of the Anoxybacillus gonensis genome contains these proteins:
- a CDS encoding bifunctional ADP-dependent NAD(P)H-hydrate dehydratase/NAD(P)H-hydrate epimerase produces the protein MHVVTASEMYAIDRYTIQKIGMSEESLMENAGQAVAAVLLERIQPAQRVAVLSGTGNNGGDGFVVARVLKSYGYTTDLWLIPPKEKVKGAAKKALEIYENSGYEVKNYIGNEKEFIEQLRHYDVIIDALLGIGINGALRSPYKEIIEKVNEAKGFVVYAIDVPSGIPADGGAVETAIQADVTITIQYPKLSAYTFPTADYYGELIVVDIGIPPLSLEKNAEFRRLWSEAAVARTMPVRKRSSHKGTYGKGLVIGGSRNMTGAVIMTAKAALRSGTGLLTMAVPNDVYPVVATHIPEVMYHPCSSLNGCFAGEIDLITLDVDAIAAGPGMGRTMGAKSVIQKVLCQDVPVVLDADALYFWNDYVSIIRDRTEATILTPHSGEMARMLGVSIDDVERDRFGIAKQFAMGNGVYLVLKGPYTIVTTPDGKQYVNTSGNPALAKGGSGDVLTGIILAFIMQHDNIQEAICNAVFVHGKAADALVEKEHSPMDVLATDVIEAIPQTLFSLYKKGASYQKQK, from the coding sequence ATGCATGTTGTGACTGCTTCAGAAATGTACGCGATTGATCGATATACCATTCAGAAAATCGGCATGAGTGAAGAATCGTTGATGGAAAATGCCGGACAAGCGGTTGCTGCCGTTTTACTGGAACGAATTCAACCTGCTCAGCGCGTCGCTGTATTGTCAGGAACAGGAAACAATGGCGGCGACGGGTTTGTTGTTGCGAGGGTGCTAAAGAGTTATGGTTATACGACGGATTTATGGTTAATACCGCCAAAGGAAAAAGTAAAAGGCGCGGCGAAAAAAGCACTTGAAATCTATGAAAATTCGGGATATGAAGTAAAGAATTACATAGGAAATGAGAAGGAATTTATCGAACAATTACGTCATTATGACGTGATCATTGACGCTTTGCTTGGAATTGGCATAAATGGGGCATTGCGCTCTCCATATAAAGAAATCATTGAAAAAGTGAACGAAGCAAAGGGGTTTGTTGTGTATGCCATTGACGTACCAAGCGGAATTCCGGCGGACGGCGGAGCTGTGGAAACAGCGATTCAGGCGGATGTAACGATTACGATTCAATATCCAAAGCTAAGTGCATATACTTTTCCAACAGCTGATTACTATGGTGAATTAATCGTAGTCGATATTGGTATTCCACCGCTTTCTCTAGAAAAAAATGCCGAGTTTCGCCGACTATGGAGTGAAGCGGCTGTTGCAAGAACGATGCCGGTAAGAAAGCGTTCGTCCCATAAAGGTACTTATGGAAAAGGGCTTGTAATTGGCGGCTCGCGAAATATGACAGGCGCTGTCATTATGACTGCAAAAGCGGCTTTAAGAAGCGGAACTGGATTGCTGACAATGGCTGTTCCGAATGATGTTTATCCCGTTGTCGCCACCCATATTCCAGAGGTGATGTATCATCCGTGTTCATCGTTGAACGGCTGCTTTGCCGGGGAAATCGATTTGATCACCTTGGATGTTGACGCGATTGCCGCAGGACCGGGCATGGGGAGAACGATGGGAGCGAAAAGTGTTATCCAAAAGGTGCTATGCCAAGATGTTCCAGTCGTTCTTGATGCGGATGCGTTATATTTTTGGAACGATTATGTTTCGATAATACGTGACCGAACAGAAGCGACGATTTTAACGCCGCATTCTGGAGAAATGGCGCGAATGCTTGGCGTTTCCATTGACGATGTCGAAAGAGACCGTTTTGGCATTGCAAAGCAATTTGCAATGGGCAATGGTGTTTACCTTGTGTTAAAAGGACCTTACACCATTGTCACGACCCCAGATGGAAAGCAATACGTGAATACAAGCGGAAATCCAGCGTTAGCAAAAGGCGGAAGCGGCGATGTACTCACTGGAATCATTCTTGCGTTTATCATGCAGCACGACAACATTCAAGAAGCCATTTGCAATGCCGTGTTCGTGCATGGAAAAGCGGCGGATGCGCTCGTCGAGAAAGAGCATTCACCAATGGATGTGCTTGCGACAGATGTCATCGAGGCCATTCCGCAAACACTTTTTTCACTTTATAAAAAGGGAGCCTCGTATCAGAAACAAAAATGA